Proteins encoded in a region of the Quercus lobata isolate SW786 chromosome 8, ValleyOak3.0 Primary Assembly, whole genome shotgun sequence genome:
- the LOC115956807 gene encoding uncharacterized protein LOC115956807, producing the protein MPFGLKNAGATYQRMMTRIFREKIGCTVEVYIDDMVVKSRKESQHIEDLRGVFKILRQHKLRLNAEKCTFDVGAGKFLGYLISTRGIEANPDQIEVVNRLRPPANPKEVQVLTGMLATLNRFISKFVNRCRPFYQLLKKWKGFQWDEECDKAFRELKEYLAKAPMLTAPESGEDLFIYRDEIPALREVSVGSGARHEEVAALLSGSYGIRPHRVSPAVVVKKIGLHGPNSQVGNSVKGQVLADFIAEFTPKNDGKIICNAESHPWKVFVDGASNAMGAGAGIVIITPEGIRLEHSFRLGFKASNNEAEYEAFLAGLRAVLHLGAKDVEIYSDSRLVVYQIIGSFEAQDSQMKAYLSTAKQIISQFGTVKVAQVGRAQNRHTDSLATLASSATKDTPRLIKIELIREPSIDVKNDYDPARVEVAMVSVANPCWMNPIIDFLAEDKVPDDEKEAKKIQRVAPRYWLSADHKLYRRSFAGPYLLCLHPEKVNELLTELHDGVCGGHVGGRSLAHRVMTQGFWWPQMQKDVAEYVRRCEQCQKHAPLIHQPAGHLNPVSSPWPFAQWGLDILGPFPRATVTRFGVPNSLVSDNGLQFDSKVFRAFCSDLGIKNKYSTPAYPQSNGQVEAVNKTILNGLKRRLDGAKGRWVEELPNIFWAYRTTPRRSMGETPFSLTYGAEAVIPIEVSLCSARVAGFDPVQNADLMMERLDWLEECREAATIQLAKYQQKLAQRYNQDVKGREFNAGELVLRKVVGNMRDVAAGKLAQMWEGPYRITAIADMGAYYLEDLDERPLPRPWNAHNLKKFYP; encoded by the exons atgccgtttggattgaagaacgcTGGAGCCACATACCAGCGGATGATGACAAGAATATTCCGAGAGAAAATTGGGTGCACAGTGGAAGTATAcattgacgacatggtggtaaagagcaGAAAGGAGTCGCAACATATAGAAGACCTCCGGGGAGTATTTAAGATACTCCGGCAGCATAAGTTGCGCCTGAACGCCGAGAAGTGTACTTTCGATGTGGGGGCTGGCAAGTTCTTGGGTTATCTAATTTCTACTCGGGGGATAGAGGCCAATCCCGACCAGATAGAGGTCGTGAATCGCCTCAGACCGCCGGCCAATCCCAAGGAAGTACAAGTGCTAACCGGGATGTTAGCCACCCTAAACCGATTCATCTCCAAATTTGTTAATCGCTGCAGACcgttttatcaacttctgaagaagtggaaggggtttcaaTGGGACGAGGAATGTGACAAGGCTTTTCGAGAACTGAAGGAATACTTGGCAAAAGCGCCCATGTTAACGGCCCCGGAGTCCGGGgaggatttgtttat ATACCGAGACGAGATACCTGCCCTTAGAGAAGTTAGTGTTGGCAGtggtgcacgccacgaggaAGTTGCTGCATTACTTTCAGGCTCATACGGTattcgtcctcaccgagtatccccTGCAGTCGTTGTTAAAAAGATCGGACTTCACGGGCCGAATAGCCAAGTGGGGAActcggtgaagggacaggttcttgCTGATTTCATTGCAGAATTTACCCCTAAGAACGACGGGAAGATAATCTGTAATGCAGAAAGTCATCCATGGAAGGTGTTTGTAGACGGCGCTtcgaatgctatgggggccggagctggtattgtcataatcaccccgGAGGGCATACGACTAGAACACTCCTTCAGATTAGGATTCAAAGCCTCaaacaacgaagccgaatacgaGGCCTTTCTAGCCGGATTGAGGGCCGTATTACATCTGGGCGCGAAAGATGTTGAGATTTATTCAGACTCTCGGCTGGTCGTTTATCAAATCATAGGAAGCTTTGAAGCTCAGGACTCTCAGATGAAAGCCTATCTGAGTACAGCTAAGCAAATCATTAGCCAGTTCGGGACAGTGAAGGTGGCCCAGGTAGGTCGGGCACAAAACAGACATACCGACTCACTGGCCACGTTGGCTTCATCTGCTACCAAGGATACTCCTCGGCTCATCAAAATAGAGcttataagggagccaagtATCGATGTGAAAAATGATTATGACCCGGCCAGGGTTGAGGTGGCCATGGTGTCAGTGGCCAATCCATGCTGGATGAACCCGATCATAGATTTCTTAGCCGAGGATAAAGTTCCGGACGATGAAAAGGAGGCTAAAAAGATTCAACGGGTGGCTCCCCGATACTGGCTGTCGGCAGATCACAAATTGTACCGGAGGTCTTTCGCAGGCCCTTACCTTTTATGCCTACATCCCGAGAAAGTAAACGAACTTTTGACCGAGCTACATGACGGAGTGTGTGGTGGCCATGTTGGGGGGCGGTCTTTAGCACACAGGGTGATGacccaggggttttggtggccacaaaTGCAGAAGGATGTCGCGGAATATGTCCGGAGGTGTGAACAATGCCAAAAACACGCTCCTCTAATCCACCAGCCAGCAGGTCATCTAAACCCCGTCAGCAGCCCATGGccgtttgcacaatgggggctagacATCCTCGGCCCTTTTCCCCGAGCAACAG tcacaaggtttggggtgccgaacTCACTGGTAtcagacaatgggctacagttcgaTAGCAAAGTTTTCCGGGCCTTCTGCAGCGATCTCGGCATtaagaacaagtattcaactCCGGCATACCCTCAAAGCAATGGCCAAGTTGAGGCAGTGAACAAGACGATTTTGAACGGGTTGAAGAGGAGGTTGGACGGGGCAAAGGGAAGGTGGGTTGAAGAGCTACCTAACATTTTTTGGGCTTACCGTACGACTCCCAGAAGATCCATGGGTGAGACCCCTTTCTCTTTGACATATGGAGCGGAGGCCGTGATACCAATCGAGGTGAGCTTGTGCAGTGCACGGGTCGCAGGATTTGACCCCGTccagaacgccgacctgatgatggagcgcTTGGACTGGTTAGAAGAATGCCGGGAGGCAGCAACCATACAGCTCGCGAAGTATCAGCAGAAACTTGCCCAAAGATACAACCAAGATGTAAAGGGTAGGGAATTCAACGCCGGGGAATTGGTGCTAAGGAAGGTTGTGGGAAACATGCGAGACGTAGCTGCAGGGAAGCTTGCTCAAATGTGGGAAGGACCGTACAGAATTACCGCCATTGCCGACATGGGGGCTTACTACctggaagaccttgacgagaggccgctcCCCCGGCCATGGAATGCCCACAACCTAAAGAAGTTTTACCCGTGA
- the LOC115956808 gene encoding uncharacterized protein LOC115956808, whose amino-acid sequence MDFHYDIDFIFPNDEPPFDSSSDDDEMELTLAIAIEELKNEGASTSCRRSVQPRRRFRMSRSLFLRIHSRVEATEPYFVQKRNAANTLGLSSLQKMIAAIRMIAAIRMIAAIRMLAYGVSADFMDEYRRIGKTTATKSLKKFVKAVVSIFSEEYLRSPNNNDIARLLAVGQHRGFPGMLGSIDCMHWKWKNCPSKWKGQYIGHTRDSMIILEIVASYDLWIWHAFFGLPGSHNDINVLERSSVFSELAEGHAPPVNYSINGYNNSMGYSLVDGICPSWATFVKTVPAPQDRKRQHFASAQEVVRKDVERAFGVLQARFAIVRGPARFFHLETLKDIMMACIILHNMIVEDERHTYLGANDFNYDQINDNGPELVSHNPTCNLMQFIECHNSIRDRGIHSQLQADLVEHLWQLQGQS is encoded by the exons ATGGATTTCCATTATgacattgattttatttttccaaatgatGAGCCTCCGTTTGACTcatcttctgatgatgatgagatgGAACTTACTCTAGCTATTGCCATAGAAGAATTAAAGAATGAAGGAGCATCAACATCATGTCGTCGTTCGGTTCAACCTCGCAG GAGGTTTCGAATGAGTCGTTCTCTTTTTCTACGTATCCATTCAAGAGTTGAAGCTACTGAACCATACtttgttcaaaaaagaaatgcgGCTAACACACTTGGGTTGTCTTCCCTTCAAAAGATGATTGCTGCAATCAGAATGATTGCTGCAATCAGAATGATTGCTGCAATCAGAATGCTTGCTTATGGAGTGTCGGCTGATTTCATGGATGAATACAGAAGGATTGGAAAAACCACTGCAAcaaaaagcttaaaaaaatttgttaaagcgGTAGTTTCAATCTTTTCTGAAGAGTACTTGAGGTCACCAAACAACAATGACATTGCAAGGTTGTTAGCGGTTGGCCAACATCGTGGATTTCCAGGAATGCTAGGGAGCATCGACTGCATGCATTGGAAATGGAAGAATTGTCCAAGTAAGTGGAAAGGTCAATATATTGGTCATACACGTGATTCAATGATAATTTTGGAAATCGTGGCGTCGTATGACCTTTGGATATGGCATGCATTTTTTGGGTTACCGGGGTCTCACAATGACATCAATGTCCTAGAGCGGTCTTCTGTATTTTCTGAGCTTGCTGAAGGGCATGCTCCTCCGGTTAATTACTCGATAAATGGTTATAACAATTCAATGGGGTACTCTCTTGTAGATGGTATATGTCCATCATGGGCAACATTTGTCAAAACAGTTCCAGCACCACAAGACCGTAAAAGACAACATTTTGCTTCCGCACAAGAGGTGGTCAGGAAGGATGTCGAACGTGCATTTGGAGTACTTCAAGCGCGATTTGCAATTGTGCGTGGGCCTGCACGTTTTTTCCACCTTGAAACGCTTAAGGACATTATGATGGCATGTATAATATTGCATAATATGATCGTTGAAGATGAGCGACATACTTACCTTGGAGCAAATGACTTTAATTATGATCAAATCAACGATAATGGACCCGAATTGGTGTCACATAATCCCACTTGTAACCTTATGCAGTTCATTGAATGTCATAATTCCATTAGAGATAGAGGAATTCATTCTCAACTTCAAGCAGATCTCGTGGAGCATCTATGGCAACTGCAAGGCCAGTCGTAG